GAGGGCATCAGCAACGGTCAAAAGCTTGACCCGGTTCAAGAGGCGTTCATCGAAGCCGGCGCGTTCCAGTGCGGCTTTTGTACGCCAGGCTTCATCATGATGGTGAAGCAGTTGCTGGATACTCATCCTGATCCAAGTGACGATGAAATCCGGCATTACCTTTCCGGCAACCTTTGTCGCTGCTCGGCTTATCCGGAGATCGTCGACGCCGTGAAGCTCGCCGCATCTCGCCGGGCCGGATCCGAACAGCTCGTACGGGAGGTCCGATGACGGACGTTGTAGTTCCTCTCAAGCCCGATGCGCGCGCCGCATCGAAGCCGTCGGTCCTTACGGTTGCGGGGCTGACCGCTGGATATGGTGACGTCCAGGTGTTGTGGGGCGTCGATTTGGTTGTCCCGAAGGGCGAGATTGTATCCATCGTCGGTCCCAACGGGACCGGTAAGACCACGTTGCTTCTTGCCATCTCGGGCATGGTACGTGCCCGCAGTGGGAACATCCAATTCGACGGCGAGGAGATCGCAAACCGGAGCGCCGATCAGATTGTTGGGAAGGGTCTGATCCATGTGCCGGAAGGACGGAGGCTCTTTCCGACCTTGAGCGTGCGGGACAATCTTTTGCTCGGCTCCTACGCGCGCACCGACAGTCCGGCTGAGATTGCTCGCGATTTAGACCTCGTCTTCTCAATCTTTCCCATTTTGGCCGAGCGTTCGAATCAGGGCGCGACGACCATGTCTGGTGGCCAGCAGCAGATGTGCGCGATCGCGCGCGGTATCATGGCGCGACCCAAGCTTCTCCTGATTGACGAGCTTTCACTCGGCCTGGCGCCGAAGGCTGTCGAGCTGCTCGCCGAGAGCCTGGTCAAGATCAACGAGCAGGGCATCTCGATCCTGCTTGTTGAGCAGGATGTGATGACTGCATTCGAGATTGCGACCACCGGGTACGTGCTCGAATCCGGCAAAGTTCGCATGCATGGTCTGACAAAAGACCTCATGAAGGACCCCTCCGTCCAATCTGCCTACATGGGTCTATGAGCAATGCATCAGCCGTTTTCATCGAATGGTAAGGGAATCGGCCGCTCGATCCTTCGCAATGAGGACGAGCGGCTCTTGTCCGGTCGCAGCTCGTTCATTGCAGACATCAGCCAGCCCGGTATGTGGGAGGTCGCGTTCCTTCGCAGTCCTGTCGCGCATGCGAGGATAGTCGGAGTACAGAAGCCCGCAGGCATGGAGAAACGCGTATTCCTCCTTGCAGACTTGGGCGACATCCTCCCGATCCGCGCAGACTCTCAGGCGAAGGGATTTCGTCGGTCAGACTACCCAGCCATCGCCAACGACAAGGTGCGTTTCGTCGGCGAGCCGATCGCGATTTGCCTTGGGCGGACACGCGCCGATGCCGAGGACCTGGCACAGCAGGTGCTCGTTGAATTCGAAGAGCTGCCAGCGGTCAGCGACCTTTCACAGTGTCGCGATCCCGCCTATCCGCCGATCCATCCAGGGTGGACGGATAACCTCTATCTGGAAGCCCACGTCAACGTTGGGGATGTTGACCGCGCCCGAACCGAGGCCGCGGTCACGCTAACTCGCGAATATAGGATGAACCGGCAGGCCATCGTCTCGTTGGAGGGGCGTGGCGTGATGACTTATATCGACGAGCGGACTGGTGAGCTCGTGGTGTACTCGTCGACCCAGTTCCCGCATGTCATCAGAACCGCGCTGGCGAACTGTCTCAAGATGAAGGAGCGCGAGCTTCGCGTCGTTGCCCCCGAGGTTGGCGGCAGTTTCGGTGTAAAGAATAACCTCAATCCCGAAGAGGTCGCGCTAGCTGCCCTGACGCGGAAGACCAAGAAGCCCCTGCGTTGGGTCGAGGACCGCCGTGAGCACCTGATCGCGTCTCCGCATGCTCGCGAGCATCGCTATCAGGTAACCGTACATGCGGATCGCAATGGCGTCATCCTGGGTCTCGAGGCGTCGATCGACGTGGACGCCGGCGCATACTCTGTGTGGCCATGGACCGCGCCTATGGAGTCGGGAATGGCGATCGGCTTTCTTCCCGGTCCGTACGCGATTACGAACTATCGAGCTACAGCGCGCACCTGTGCAAGCAACAAGTCCCCCCTTGGTCCCTACCGGGGTGTTGGTAGGCCTGGGGCCTGCTTTGCGATTGAACGAACGGTCGATGAGTTGGCAGCCCATCTCGGTCTCGATCCGGTAGAGGTGCGTCTGCGCAACTACGTAAAGCCGGATCAGTTTCCGTGGCGCTCGGCCGGCGGCAAGACCTACGACAACGGCGATTACGCTGCGAGTGCCGTCGCCGCGCGCAACCTTATCAAGCCGGAACGCGTAGCCGCACTGCGCGAGCGCTATTCGGGCACCGATTACAGGATCGGGATCGGTTATGCCACTTATCTCGAACAGACCGCGCACGGTACGGCGGAGTGGGTTCAGCGCGGATTGCCGGTTGTTTTTGGCTACGAGCAGGCCGCTCTCCAAATGACTCCGGATGGCATGCTGATCATCGACGTGCCGATCCAAAATCACGGTCAAGGGCTCGAGACAACACTGGCCCAGGTTGCGAGTGAAGAGTTGGGGATTGACCCTGCTCACGTGGTCGTCCGTCACGGCGACACGAGTTTGGCGCCGTACGGCATGGGAACGTTCGCGTCGCGCTCGATGGTCATGTCCGGCGGGGCGGTCGGATGCGCAAGCGAGCTACTTGCAGAAAAATTGCGCAAGATCGGCGCGCATCTGCTCCAGGTCCCGGTCGAGGATGTGAAGCTCGCAAATGGCTTTGTCATCGCCAAATCACCTGGAGGCGCGCAAGTCTCGCTCGAAGAAGTAGCTGTTGCCGCATTTCTACGGCCGGAACGGCTGCCTGAGGACGTGGACCCTGGCTTGTCTGTGGTTGCCTCATATCGGACCTCAAAGGACACCGGCGCGTGGTCGTACGGCACTCACGCCGCCATCGTTGCCGTCGATATCGGTACGGGGCTGGTCCACATCCTGGACTACGCGATCGCACATGACTGCGGAACTATCGTCAATCCCATGATCGTCGATGGCCAGATGATGGGTGGTCTGGCGCAAGGTATCGGCACCGCGCTCTACGAGGAGATGCCCTACAATTCGGACGGGCAGCCCTTGGCATCCACCTTCATGGATTACCTCGTGCCCGGCGCGTCCGAGGTATTTCCCGCCCGCATCGAGCATCTCAGTCTTCCGTCACCGATCACCAAATACGGCATCAAGGGAATGGGCGAGGGAGGGGCGATCCCCGCTCCTGCATCGCTTTGCAATGCTGTGAACGATGCCTTGCGGTCCCTTGATGCATCGATCAACGAAACGCCGATGACCCCGGAGCGTATCGTTCGCGCGCTGATAGATGCCGAAGCAGGAGCGAAGGCATGAAGCCCGGAGCCCTCAACTACGTCCGTCCAAACTCTGTGCAGGAGGCGATTGCCTCGCTGGAGGAGGGGGGAATGGATGCAAAAATCATCGCCGGGGGCCAGTCCCTCGTTCCCATGCTCAACTTGCGGATGGTTTCCGCCGAGCGCCTGATCGATATCGGCGGGATTCCGGGCTTTCGCGAGTTCTCCGCCGATGACCGAGAGGTCCGGCTGGGGGCATGCATTACCCACGAGCGGATCCAGATCGGCGAGGTAACGGATCCCTCAAATGGGTTGATGCCGAAAGTCGCCTCCGCGATCGCCTATCAGGCTGTCCGCAATCGGGGCACCATCGGCGGAAGCATGGCGCTGGCGGACCCATCTGCCGACTGGTTGACCACCACCGCCGCGCTCGGCGCGACGGTCGAATGGGAAGGACCGGATGGAAAGAACAGCTGTCTATCCGAGGAATTCGTCGTCGCCGCCTATACGACACAACTCGGGATGTCCGACCTTCTCACCGGCATCAGGATTCCAAGGCTTCATCCCGACGCGAAGTGGGGGACATACAAGCTTTGCCGGAAGGTCGGGGAGTTCGCCCATGCCATGGCGATTGCGATCCGCTCTCCGAGCGCCACGCGTGCGTTTCTGGGAGCTACCGAGGGCGCGCCCGTCAGATTGAAGCATACCGAGGACGTTCTCTCGACGCTGAAGGAGTGGCACGCCGCGCACGCATCTGTGCTGTCGCAGTCGATGGATTCCGATATCGCCGAAAGCGGTCGTGAATTCGACGATGTCCACATTTGGCAATTGCGGACGTGCCTCCTGAGGTCCGCCCAGATGAGCTTCGGAGTGAAGCCAGTAGAACCTGAGGGGCTCTGATGCAAACAATCGAACTCACCGTCAACGGCGAGCCGCTGAAGGCGTCTGTGGACCCAAGAACGACACTGGCCGACTTCCTGCGAGAGCAAGCCGATGCCAGGTCTATCCATCTGGGGTGTGAGCACGGCGTTTGCGGTGGATGTACCATTGTCGTCAACGGCAAAATTGCTCGCTCCTGCATCGCTCTTGCGGTGGCAATGGATGGTGCCGACATCCGTACGCTCGAAGGCTTGAGCGACGATCCATCCATCGTTCAACTTCGCGACAGCTTCCACACTTGTCACGGCCTTCAGTGTGGCTACTGCACCCCGGGAATGCTCATCACCGCTCGGGACATCATCAATCGCTACGGTGAAGCGGATGAGGCGTTTTTACGCGAAGCGCTGGCCGGCAACATATGTCGATGCACCGGCTATGCCGGGATCGTAAAGGCTGTGCAGCACGCCGCCGCGGAGCTTACGAAAACAAGAAGCAATCTCAAGTGAGGAGCCGTCCGCAGAGCGCCGAGCGCGATGCGATGTTCAGATCAAACGAAGGGGGATTATCGTGAAGACAATGAAATCGACGATCGTTGTGCTTTCCTTGACCGCGCTGACGGCGGGGCCCGCCCTGGCCGAAGAGACCATTCGCCTGGGCGCCCCATTGGCATTGACAGGGGCCCTTGCGGATGCAGGGAAGAAATCAAAACAAGGCTACGACATTTGCGTTTCCACGGTGAACGCGAAGGGTGGCGTCGACGTCGACGGCAAAAAGCTGAAGCTGGAATTGGTCGGATATGACTATCAGAGCGAGACCAATCGCGCAGTGCAGATCGTTCAGCGCTTGATCAACGTCGACAAGGTGCCGTTCCTGTTCTCCCCATACGGATCGGGTGACACCAAAGCCACTGCCGTGGTGGCCGAACGTTACGGCGTTCCAATGATCGCGGCCTCGGCAGCGACGAAGAGCGTGTTCGATCAGAATTTCCAGAACCTTTTCGGCGTTCTGTTTCCAAACAACATGATCACGGAAGCCGAGGTGGGGTACTACAAGAAGAAGGCGCCAGGGCTTAAGCGCGTCGCAGTGCTTGCACTCAACAGCCTTTTCCCGAAAGCGATTGCGGGCGAGCTGGTCACGACGGCGAAAGCGCAAGACCTCGAGATTGTCTTCAACGAAATCTACTCGCCCGACACGTCGGACTTTTCGAACGTTCTGACGCAAGTGAAGACGCTCAATCCGGACTGGCTTTACGTGACCGGATACACGCAGGATCTGATCTTGATCAGGCGACAGATGGCCGACCTCGGTCTGACTCCCAAGGTCCTTACGATGACCGCAGGCCCCGCCTATCCGGAGTTCCGGGAGAATATCAAGGCGCTGGCCGAAGGTGTGACCACGAACTCGTGGTGGCATCAGAACGCGAACTACACCGACCCATTCCTGTTCGGCTCGTCGCTCAAATACAACGAGGCCTTCCGCGAAAGTTACAAGCGGGATGCAACCTATCTTGAGGCTGCGGCGACCGCCTCCTGCCAGACGTTGGTGATGGCGATCGAGGAGGCGAAGTCGACTTCGGCCGACGCTGTTCGCAAAGTCCTACACGAAAAGACGTTCAATACATTCTACGGCCCCATCCACTACGGGGCGTCGGGTCAGAACGATGTCAATGCCGCGCTTGTGATGCAGATCCAGAACGACAAGCT
This genomic stretch from Bradyrhizobium sp. CCGB12 harbors:
- a CDS encoding (2Fe-2S)-binding protein, translated to MIEPRTIRFTLNGVAVSSSVMPHETLIEVLSQRFELKGARESCGQGLCGCCTVYVDSKAVSSCLYLAWLADGAQVVTVEGISNGQKLDPVQEAFIEAGAFQCGFCTPGFIMMVKQLLDTHPDPSDDEIRHYLSGNLCRCSAYPEIVDAVKLAASRRAGSEQLVREVR
- a CDS encoding ABC transporter ATP-binding protein produces the protein MTDVVVPLKPDARAASKPSVLTVAGLTAGYGDVQVLWGVDLVVPKGEIVSIVGPNGTGKTTLLLAISGMVRARSGNIQFDGEEIANRSADQIVGKGLIHVPEGRRLFPTLSVRDNLLLGSYARTDSPAEIARDLDLVFSIFPILAERSNQGATTMSGGQQQMCAIARGIMARPKLLLIDELSLGLAPKAVELLAESLVKINEQGISILLVEQDVMTAFEIATTGYVLESGKVRMHGLTKDLMKDPSVQSAYMGL
- a CDS encoding xanthine dehydrogenase family protein molybdopterin-binding subunit; translated protein: MHQPFSSNGKGIGRSILRNEDERLLSGRSSFIADISQPGMWEVAFLRSPVAHARIVGVQKPAGMEKRVFLLADLGDILPIRADSQAKGFRRSDYPAIANDKVRFVGEPIAICLGRTRADAEDLAQQVLVEFEELPAVSDLSQCRDPAYPPIHPGWTDNLYLEAHVNVGDVDRARTEAAVTLTREYRMNRQAIVSLEGRGVMTYIDERTGELVVYSSTQFPHVIRTALANCLKMKERELRVVAPEVGGSFGVKNNLNPEEVALAALTRKTKKPLRWVEDRREHLIASPHAREHRYQVTVHADRNGVILGLEASIDVDAGAYSVWPWTAPMESGMAIGFLPGPYAITNYRATARTCASNKSPLGPYRGVGRPGACFAIERTVDELAAHLGLDPVEVRLRNYVKPDQFPWRSAGGKTYDNGDYAASAVAARNLIKPERVAALRERYSGTDYRIGIGYATYLEQTAHGTAEWVQRGLPVVFGYEQAALQMTPDGMLIIDVPIQNHGQGLETTLAQVASEELGIDPAHVVVRHGDTSLAPYGMGTFASRSMVMSGGAVGCASELLAEKLRKIGAHLLQVPVEDVKLANGFVIAKSPGGAQVSLEEVAVAAFLRPERLPEDVDPGLSVVASYRTSKDTGAWSYGTHAAIVAVDIGTGLVHILDYAIAHDCGTIVNPMIVDGQMMGGLAQGIGTALYEEMPYNSDGQPLASTFMDYLVPGASEVFPARIEHLSLPSPITKYGIKGMGEGGAIPAPASLCNAVNDALRSLDASINETPMTPERIVRALIDAEAGAKA
- a CDS encoding xanthine dehydrogenase family protein subunit M gives rise to the protein MKPGALNYVRPNSVQEAIASLEEGGMDAKIIAGGQSLVPMLNLRMVSAERLIDIGGIPGFREFSADDREVRLGACITHERIQIGEVTDPSNGLMPKVASAIAYQAVRNRGTIGGSMALADPSADWLTTTAALGATVEWEGPDGKNSCLSEEFVVAAYTTQLGMSDLLTGIRIPRLHPDAKWGTYKLCRKVGEFAHAMAIAIRSPSATRAFLGATEGAPVRLKHTEDVLSTLKEWHAAHASVLSQSMDSDIAESGREFDDVHIWQLRTCLLRSAQMSFGVKPVEPEGL
- a CDS encoding (2Fe-2S)-binding protein is translated as MQTIELTVNGEPLKASVDPRTTLADFLREQADARSIHLGCEHGVCGGCTIVVNGKIARSCIALAVAMDGADIRTLEGLSDDPSIVQLRDSFHTCHGLQCGYCTPGMLITARDIINRYGEADEAFLREALAGNICRCTGYAGIVKAVQHAAAELTKTRSNLK
- a CDS encoding amino acid ABC transporter substrate-binding protein, whose protein sequence is MKSTIVVLSLTALTAGPALAEETIRLGAPLALTGALADAGKKSKQGYDICVSTVNAKGGVDVDGKKLKLELVGYDYQSETNRAVQIVQRLINVDKVPFLFSPYGSGDTKATAVVAERYGVPMIAASAATKSVFDQNFQNLFGVLFPNNMITEAEVGYYKKKAPGLKRVAVLALNSLFPKAIAGELVTTAKAQDLEIVFNEIYSPDTSDFSNVLTQVKTLNPDWLYVTGYTQDLILIRRQMADLGLTPKVLTMTAGPAYPEFRENIKALAEGVTTNSWWHQNANYTDPFLFGSSLKYNEAFRESYKRDATYLEAAATASCQTLVMAIEEAKSTSADAVRKVLHEKTFNTFYGPIHYGASGQNDVNAALVMQIQNDKLLVLAPENLKQGDLKLLESK